A genomic window from Silene latifolia isolate original U9 population chromosome 11, ASM4854445v1, whole genome shotgun sequence includes:
- the LOC141612848 gene encoding FBD-associated F-box protein At4g10400-like, with protein sequence MLSEAVPVAKGHHHRWSSLPNDIFADIISRVGFTHKAVITVSNTSFIIKHTADATAGWFIPPYDLYEFWTTLDNLFTVFIPPFIDTFILDLDPAHYDEPRCWPIMDRWARQLRACNIQHFTAKALRRRRIDDKVYPPSFFRMNSLVSLKLNLCDNRIESSVPRSIILLPNLKKLTLDWINYGFLERLLSNCPSLENLSLSVHTIEERLASLKSKKLKRLRIAIEGFSINDFIIDTPMLEKLDYYSFSIFSMRMLDSISDVKSLKVEVSASSRRIELGSKTTMIFPNLSHLNLVIYSPEIFKAIGLMLHCPKLEVFELRLDKIYYYRIRKMVWNKEAVFVPVMHVKHIKLYPSTGLDCIGNELLDLVRFLLRSAKVLKKLTINAYDPQSFYLAKPYFYQALFECAKATSRCQIELLGVDKQP encoded by the coding sequence ATGTTGAGCGAAGCCGTTCCGGTCGCTAAGGGACACCATCATAGGTGGAGCTCGCTTCCAAACGACATCTTCGCCGACATAATCTCCCGTGTCGGCTTTACTCATAAAGCCGTCATTACTGTATCCAATACTAGTTTTATCATTAAACATACAGCCGATGCAACCGCAGGATGGTTCATTCCACCCTATGATCTATACGAGTTTTGGACCACCCTCGATAACCTCTTTACGGTGTTCATTCCACCCTTTATCGACACCTTCATCCTCGATCTTGACCCTGCTCACTATGACGAGCCTCGTTGCTGGCCTATCATGGATAGATGGGCTCGTCAACTACGTGCTTGCAACATCCAACACTTCACGGCTAAAGCTTTGCGTCGTCGTCGCATCGATGATAAAGTGTATCCACCAAGTTTTTTTCGAATGAATTCGTTGGTATCACTCAAGTTGAATTTGTGTGATAACAGGATTGAATCGAGCGTTCCTCGTTCCATTATTCTACTTCCAAACCTCAAGAAACTAACTCTAGATTGGATTAATTATGGATTTTTGGAACGGTTATTAAGTAATTGCCCATCACTCGAAAACTTGTCCTTGTCCGTTCATACTATTGAGGAGCGTTTGGCATCACTTAAAAGCAAGAAATTAAAGCGATTACGTATAGCGATAGAAGGGTTTTCGATCAATGATTTTATCATTGATACTCCAATGTTGGAGAAATTGGATTATTATTCGTTTTCCATATTCTCAATGCGGATGTTAGATTCAATTTCGGACGTAAAGTCTCTTAAAGTCGAAGTCAGTGCAAGTTCGAGGAGGATCGAACTTGGTTCGAAGACGACAATGATATTCCCTAATTTAAGTCATCTAAACTTAGTTATATATTCGCCTGAAATATTCAAAGCAATAGGTTTAATGCTACATTGTCCTAAGTTAGAGGTTTTTGAGTTACGTCTTGATAAGATTTACTACTACAGGATTAGAAAGATGGTTTGGAATAAAGAAGCGGTATTCGTACCCGTTatgcatgtgaagcacataaagTTATATCCGAGTACGGGGTTGGATTGTATTGGCAATGAATTGTTGGATTTAGTGAGATTCTTGCTAAGAAGTGCCAAGGTTTTGAAGAAGCTCACTATAAATGCATACGACCCTCAAAGTTTTTACTTGGCCAAACCTTACTTTTACCAAGCTTTATTCGAGTGTGCTAAGGCTACATCTCGATGTCAAATCGAACTCTTGGGAGTAGATAAACAGCCTTAG
- the LOC141612849 gene encoding putative disease resistance protein RGA1 produces MDLSTTLSLVQTILAAIQTLGQLQAVCSVSNCKSELDDLQNTVETVRAVLMDADAKQDSLNFQEQNYVQELKDAVYDADDVFDEFLTLVKNKQQLKSNKVKSFFSRFKLLTHKLSSKVKTVNDKLDTIATKSNMFSFKVDFKPKKLTKKETSSCLSDVIIGREGDVEKIIGVLLGFGNVDRPNVSLLAIMGMGGLGKTTLAKLVYNDPRISEAFQLKMWTCIADQDQQQLDLKQHLGKVVKGLSVSDKTSLEDIHHEVKEQLGGKKYLLVLDDVWTESYDEWQKLERFLKVGGRGSWIIVTTRSKTTAQMVGGDQVHELQGLSEIESWHLFERMAFQAQVRDDDELVKLGKTIVKKCTSVPLAIRVVGSLLRGQSISKWLSFHDKGLDYLSENNDTMTPILKLSYNQLNPSLKACFAYCAIFPKDWQINKQMLIRLWMAQGYIDSENLGEEYFLILLQRCFFQDIVEDKFEEIVSFKVHDLLHDIAEKVAGEEICRFNFDTSNVSKRVRHMSFVSYSYAQYISNNTHIRTCLQIYESVGKIKVEQLLESKSIPNWTCLRSLDLSHSWVEKLPEAIGQLLHLRSLDLSSSRDLKVLPKSITKLVNLQTLNLFSCDSLRQLPDDVSKLIDLSTLDIRKCNELSYMPAGIGMLTCLHTLCLFVVGLRGSSSSKQCFNGLEDLQHLNKLKGRLKIVIGVLKNAKFVKEKHGGGAYLKGKEYLETIVIKFREGEEYGSKAFEHALLEELQPHHAVKTFKLSGYHGETIPRWLGKLLNLVTLNIQDCHELLNLPWEIAKLPHLKTLDIVRRIAEFGISGGCELRNSCL; encoded by the coding sequence ATGGATCTTTCAACAACGTTGTCTTTGGTTCAAACTATACTTGCTGCTATCCAAACTTTGGGTCAGCTGCAAGCAGTTTGCTCCGTTTCTAACTGCAAATCCGAGCTTGATGACCTCCAAAACACGGTTGAAACCGTCAGAGCTGTTCTTATGGACGCTGATGCCAAGCAGGACTCTCTCAACTTCCAGGAGCAGAATTACGTCCAAGAGCTCAAGGATGCTGTTTACGATGCAGACGATGTTTTCGATGAGTTCCTTACTCTTGTCAAGAATAAGCAGCAACTCAAAAGCAACAAGGTGAAATCCTTTTTTTCTCGGTTTAAGCTTCTTACTCACAAACTCTCTAGTAAAGTCAAAACGGTTAACGACAAGTTGGACACCATTGCCACTAAGAGTAATATGTTTAGTTTTAAGGTTGACTTTAAGCCTAAGAAATTAACAAAGAAGGAGACTTCTTCTTGTTTGTCTGATGTAATCATCGGGAGGGAGGGAGATGTGGAGAAGATTATAGGTGTGTTATTGGGTTTCGGTAATGTTGATCGCCCAAATGTTTCTTTGCTTGCCATTATGGGGATGGGGGGTTTAGGGAAAACCACGCTTGCTAAACTTGTGTACAACGACCCTAGAATCAGCGAGGCATTCCAACTAAAGATGTGGACTTGCATTGCTGATCAGGATCAACAACAGTTGGATTTGAAACAACATCTAGGGAAGGTAGTCAAAGGATTATCTGTTAGTGATAAAACGTCTTTGGAGGACATACATCATGAAGTTAAGGAGCAATTAGGAGGGAAAAAGTATTTGCTTGTGTTAGATGATGTGTGGACCGAGAGTTACGATGAATGGCAAAAGTTGGAAAGGTTTTTGAAGGTAGGGGGAAGGGGGAGTTGGATAATTGTAACCACGCGCTCCAAAACAACTGCCCAAATGGTTGGAGGTGATCAAGTGCACGAGTTGCAAGGCCTGTCAGAAATAGAGTCATGGCATTTGTTTGAAAGGATGGCATTTCAAGCACAAGTAAGAGATGATGATGAATTAGTTAAACTTGGCAAAACAATTGTTAAAAAGTGCACTAGTGTTCCACTTGCTATTAGAGTCGTAGGAAGTCTTCTGCGTGGTCAATCCATATCAAAGTGGTTATCATTTCACGACAAAGGGTTAGACTATCTTAGTGAAAATAATGATACCATGACCCCAATATTGAAGTTAAGTTACAATCAACTTAACCCTTCCTTGAAGGCTTGTTTTGCGTATTGTGCTATCTTTCCCAAAGATTGGCAGATTAATAAGCAAATGTTGATTCGGCTTTGGATGGCACAAGGTTACATTGACTCGGAGAATTTGGGTGAGGAATACTTTCTTATACTGCTTCAAAGGTGTTTTTTCCAAGATATAGTTGAGGATAAATTTGAGGAGATTGTGTCATTTAAGGTACATGATCTCTTGCATGACATTGCTGAAAAAGTAGCCGGCGAAGAGATTTGTAGGTTCAATTTCGATACTTCTAATGTGAGCAAAAGAGTTCGCCATATGTCTTTCGTAAGTTACTCTTATGCGCAATATATCTCCAATAATACTCATATTCGTACGTGCCTTCAAATTTATGAATCCGTTGGGAAGATTAAAGTGGAACAATTACTAGAAAGTAAATCAATACCAAATTGGACATGCTTAAGGTCATTAGATTTGAGTCATTCATGGGTTGAAAAGTTACCGGAAGCAATAGGTCAACTGTTGCATTTGAGGAGTTTAGACCTCTCATCCAGTAGGGATCTAAAAGTTCTTCCCAAATCAATAACAAAGCTAGTTAATCTACAAACTCTAAATTTATTTTCTTGCGATAGTTTAAGACAACTGCCAGATGATGTGAGCAAGTTAATTGATCTAAGCACCTTAGATATACGTAAGTGTAATGAGCTGAGTTATATGCCGGCAGGCATAGGTATGTTGACTTGTTTGCACACTCTATGCTTATTTGTGGTGGGTTTGCGAGGAAGTTCATCTTCAAAGCAATGTTTTAATGGGTTGGAAGACCTACAACACTTGAACAAATTAAAAGGGAGATTGAAGATTGTAATAGGAGTACTTAAAAATGCAAAATTTGTGAAGGAAAAACACGGTGGAGGAGCCTATTTGAAGGGTAAGGAATACCTAGAGACAATTGTTATTAAGTTTAGAGAGGGAGAGGAGTATGGAAGCAAGGCATTTGAACATGCATTGCTGGAAGAGCTGCAACCACATCATGCTGTCAAAACATTTAAGTTGAGCGGGTATCACGGTGAGACAATTCCGAGATGGCTAGGTAAGCTGCTCAATTTAGTCACTTTGAACATCCAAGATTGTCATGAGCTGCTCAATCTGCCTTGGGAGATTGCAAAGCTGCCCCATCTTAAAACACTAGATATTGTACGTAGAATTGCGGAATTTGGAATATCTGGTGGATGCGAACTTCGAAACAGTTGTCTCTAG